AATCCCCCGCCGTAACGATCTTGGTGAAGTTGAGATTGTAGGTCAGCACCGGAATCCCGAAGGCCCGCAGCAGTGCATCCGTGGCGGACTTCGCGATGGCAAGCGGCTGGGCGAAGCCCTCGTAGTGCGTCTCGAGTGAATCTATCCCCTCGATGCGCAGCTGTATCGGTCGATTCTTCTCCGGCGTCGGCTTGCGGAAGTCGCGGCTCCAGTCGAAGAAATCCCAGTTCGCCGTGTTATTCGCCTGGAAGGCGATCGAATCGCCGTCGGGCGAGCGGTTCTTGACGTGGTACGTCCCCTTGATCACCTTGCTCGGCATCGGCCCTCTCCCGTCCACGCACCCTGCGCCAGCCTGCTTAAGGCTGGCCCCGGATCATGACGGGAGAACTACATCTCGCCAGCGGCGCGCGGTCTGTCGGAGATTTCACTTTCGGGGCGAGTTTTCCGCTGAACCGCAGGCACGGTGCTGAGGGGGTTCAGACCGTCGCGATATACTGCTTGATCTCCTCGGCTTCCCTTTCGATATCCTGGATGCGCCGCTTGACCACGTCGCCGATCGAGATGATGCCCGCCAGAACGCCATTCTTCTCCACCGGCAGGTGGCGGAACCGGCTGCGCGTCATGATCTCCATCACCTCGTTGACGGTCGCGGATTCGCTGCAGGTCTTTACCTTGGCGGTCATGGCGGTCGACAGAGGTTTCTTCAGCGCCGCGGCGCCGTGCTCCGCAATAACGCGGACGATGTCGCGCTCGGACAGGATGCCCTCGATCCGGCCGTTGCCGGATGTGACGACGAGCGCACCGATCCTGTACTGGGCAAGCGTATTCACGGCGCTTTCGATCGTCTCGGCCGAAGTGAGCGTCACCACGTTGCGGCCCTTTTCCTCGAGAATAGCCTTCACCGTCATCGTCTTCCTCCTTCAACGACGGCCGACACCATTCCCCCAACTTGATAGGCGCTGGCCGGATGATGGATGGTGCGCCCGGATTCGGGTCAATGCAAGGCCGTTGAGCCCGAGGCGTGCGACGGCGACCTGTCGAACAGGCCGATGCCGAAGAGCCCGGCCAGCATGCCGCCGATATGTGCCTCCCAGGCGATGGATCCCTCGCTGCCGGAGAGGTCGAGGCCGGCGCCCGCCGCGAAGTTGATGACCAGCCAGACGCCGAGGAAGATGAGCACCGCCCGCGATCGCAAAGTCTCGCCGAGGCTGAGCCGCGGCCCGGCGAAGATCGGCAGCCTATGCGAGCGGTCGGCACGGAAGCCGAACCGCGCCGCCGCTCCCATCATGCCGGAAATCGCGCCCGACGCGCCGATGACCGAGATCATGTCGTCCGGCCGCGCGACGAAATGGAGAAGCAGCGAACCGGCAGTGGCAAAGCACCAGAACAATACGAAACGCACCACGCCGATGCGGGTCGCCAACGGCGAGGCGAAAGCGGCCATCCAGACCATGTTCAGGATGAGGTGCATCCAACCGGCATGGAGCAGCGACGAGGTGAGCGGACTGGTGAAGGCGTAGATGTCGAGGTCATAGCCGCCCGTGTAGCGGGCCGGGAAGAAGGCGCCGTTCAGGATCAGTTCGTAATCCTGCTGCGGCGTCAGCACATAGACCCGAGCCAGATGGATGCCGACGCAGAGGACGATGAAGACGGTCACGATACCCGGCAGGTTGAACAATGGCTCCCTGCCGCCGCGACCGTGTGGCATCGCGTCGGGCGTCTCGCCAGGCTGTTCGGTGCGGTCGGAATCGGTCATCGGAGGTGAGTCGCCTCGTTGCGGCGACTCATATAGCAATGGTGCCAGCCGATTGCTCTGGATGGTTAAAGAAAAAGCCGTCCGAGGTCGCCCTCGAACGGCTTGGTCGAGCCCCCAGCCCACCCAAACGATTGCGGCCATCGCCGCGAAAAGTGCTGCAAAGCCAATGGCTTCGTGAAGTGGTCATTGTTTCGCAGCTTTTGCGGCCGCTGGCAATGGTAACCCAAAATTAACCTTAACGGCCCGGCGCTGTTAACAATCTTGCCCCTGTGCTGGCACGGAACCTGCAACGTCCGGCATGAAGGTCACCGGTGGGCGCGACGCTGTTCCCCGTTGGCACATTCGGGAACTGTCCGAGCGGAGCAGGTGCATGAGACTCAAGGGATCGATCGAGCTGTTCCAGTATTGGGACAGACTCCGCGGTGGGCGCCCTGCCCCCACGCGCACCGAGATCGAGCCGGCCGACATCAAGTCGCTGCTCGCCGACACGTTCATCTTGGAGAAGGACGCGCGTGGCGAGGCCGTGTTCCGTCTTGCCGGCACCCGACTGTGCGCCACCTTCGGACGCGAGCTGAAGGGATTCACATTCTCCTCGCTCTGGCTGCAGAAGGACGAGCGCGTGGTCGCTCGCCTCGCGCATGGCGCGTTCCTGGCCAAATCCGTGGTGGTGATCAGCTTCGACGGCGTCAGCCGGAACGGGCGCTCCAACAGCTTCGAGCTCCTTCTCCTTCCGCTCGACGGCGGTGTGCAGCATCCCCGTTCGCTCGGCGCGATCACGCCCGTCGAAAGGCCTTACTGGCTGGGAACGGATCCCGTCGTCGAATGCCGGATCACCTCGCTGCGCGTTGTCGACCCTGAGCGCGAGCCGCTCTTCCTGGCCAACCGGCCGGCGGTTCCGGTTCCCTCGCTGTCTCCTTCGCTGGAAGCGGCCGATACCGGTATCCGGCCCGGCGCGCGAGGCCGCAGAATCCGGCATCTTCTGGTGCTCGACGGCGGCCGCGAGGGACACTGAACACGCCTCATTTGCCGGGCATTCGGGGCTTCCGACTTACGCGCTATTAACCTATTTCGACCTAAAGTCTTGGCAGAAAGTGCGCGCGGGCGCACCGTCTCCCAACGTGGTCGAGGCCAGTGACAGCAATGACGTCTGCCGCCATGGATTTTTCCCAAGCCAAGGCTGAAAGGCGGAACTTCCAGCGCGTGCGCGTCAAGATCTATGGCCGCTTCATGCTGGAGGACCGCTCAGAGCATCCTTGTCAGGTTCTCGACATGTCGCCGGGCAACGTGCTCCTGCGCGCCGACCGCATCGGCCAGCCTGGCGAGAAGGTCATCGCCTATATCGACCACATCGGCCGCATCGAGGGTGTCGTCACCCGCACCCAGGCCGACGGCTTCGCCATGACCATCGTCGCCTCCGACCGCAAGAAGGACAAGCTGGCCGCCCAGCTGACCTGGCTCGCGAACAAGCATGAGCTCGATCTGCCGGAGGATCGCCGTCACGAACGCATCGCGCCGCGCAATCCGATCAGCATCATGCAGCTCGCGGACGGCCGCCAGTACCAGTGCCGTATCATCGACCTGTCGCTCTCGGGCGCCGCGATCGAGATCGACGTCAGGCCGGCGCTCGGCACGCAGGTCGTTCTCGGTACGATGCGCGGACAGGTCGTGCGCCACTTCGAGGACGGCGTCGCCGTCGAGTTCGCCGTGATCCAGCGGCCGGAATCCCTTGAAGCCGAGTTCAGCGCCGGGCGCGACCTCTAGCTCACCGTAACATTCACCTTCCAGTCAGGCCGGGCTTGTCCCGGCCTTTTTCGTTCGTGGCGCTTCGTCCGGGAGCATTCCGCGCGGGCCTGCATGTCAACAAGTAGCAACCTCGAAGCATCAAATTTTACATAAATTCTATTCTTATTTTATATTTGTTCTATTCTATTTCACTTCAATCTGTACTTCGAACTTTTGCGTCGAATAAATCCGGACCTGTCATTGTCACCTCGAACGGGGAGACAGGGACATGGGGACAATCAAGACTTTCCTGCTGCTTGCCGCGACGACCGCAGCCGCTCTAGGCTTTGCAGGTTCCGCAAGTGCTGCGCCGAATTTCATGCCGGGCGGCGAACGGACCACTCAGCCGATCGGGCACTATGAATTCTGCCAGCGCGTGCCGCAGGAATGCGCCCAGAAGACACCCAAGACTAATCCGGTCGAGCTGAGCCGCAAGCTCTGGGCCAAGATGGTCGACATCAACAACACCGTCAACACGGTGATCGCTCCGCGCACCGACGTGGAGATGTGGGGTCAGGAGGAATACTGGTCCTATCCGGACAGCGAGGGTGACTGCGAGGACTATGTCCTGGAAAAACGCCGCCAGTTGATGGCCCTCGGCGTGCCCGCCGGCAACCTGCTCATCACCGTGGTGCGGCAGCCCAACGGCGACGGCCATGCCGTCCTGACAGTGCGCACCAGCCTGGGCGACTTCGTGCTCGACAATCTCGAGCCAAGGATCCTGGCCTGGACCGACACCGACTACACGTTCCTGAAGCGCCAGTCCGAGCGGAACTCGGGCATCTGGATCGCCGTCAACGATGACCGTCCCGTCGCCGTCGGCAGCGTGAAGTAGGGAGCAGAGACAACCCGGTCGAGTCCCCACCCTCCCCGTCCCCAACGACCGGGTTCAGGAGCCGGCCCATGTCCCCGGGCCGGCTCCGCCTTTTCTGGAGCCTGCCCAGGCCGGGCTAGCCGCCGTCACACGACGGTCGAGTCAGTCGATCTTCTTCAGGCCCTTCGCGAAACGCTTGCCGTTGTCGACATAGTGCTGAGCCGATGTCCTCAGCCGGTCCGCGGCAGCATCGTCGAGCGCGCGCACGGCCTTGGCGGGAGAGCCGACGATCAGCGAATTGTCTGGAAACTCCTTGCCCTCGGTCACCAGTGCGCCGGCGCCGACGAGGCAGTTCCTGCCGATCTTCGCGCCGTTGAGGATGATCGCGCCCATGCCGACCAGCGAGTTGTCGCCGATAGTGCAGCCGTGCAGCATCGCTCGGTGGCCGATTGTGCAGCCTTCGCCGATCGTCAGCGGATAGCCGGGGTCGGAGTGCATGATCGCGTGTTCCTGCACATTGGAGCGCGCGCCGATCCTGATCTTCTCGTTGTCGCCGCGGATGGCAGTGCCGAACCAGACCGAGACGTCGCGTCCGATGGTGATGTTGCCGATCAGGGTGACGTCGGGGGCGATGAAATTGCTGTCGCGCTCCTCAAATTCCGGGCTCTTTCCGTCGATCGCGTAGATTGGCATGCAGTCCTCCGTTCGCTGTCGCCGAGCGACCTATCCGCCCGCAAGCAGGATCGCAAGCTCCGTCGCCAAAATGCCGGTCGCCAGCGTCCATCCCGCCCCGATGGCGAGGCAGATCGAAAGGGCGGGAAGTCCGATCCGCCCATGCCGGCGCGCCTCCAGCGTGTCGTTGAACAGCATGAACGGCCCCGCCGCGAGGCTCGCGGCAAGCGACAGCGCGATGCGCCGGCGGTCGACGAAGGGCGGCGCCAGCCGAAGCGGAGCGCCGGTCGCGATCTCCATCACCGAACCGGCAAAGCCGGCGACCGTAAGCCCCACCGCAAAGGCGAAAGAGAAGGCCCAGAAATGGTCCATGTTCACCTCCCGTTTACCATGTTGGCCCAGTTTGGCCATCGGGCGCGGTGCAACGGCCGTGCCGTTCAGCTTGTGCCGGCAAGGCACATCGCGATGCGGAGAAAGACGTGGTGACGGATACGGCGGCAGACCCGATATCACGGCCCCTGCTCGATTCGCGTTTCGCCTGGCGGGTCTTTTATGTGTTTGCAGCACTTGCGCTGCTGTCGGTGGCGATCAGCGTGGCCGGGCGGTATGCCGGCCGCAGCATTTCCATGGCCGGCCACACGGACGACACGTCGGTGGCCGAGGTCGTGATCGGCAACAACGTCATCGCCGCGCCGAGAAACATGATCCGTTTCGAGACGGCGCGCCGCAACGGCGTCGCCTCCAGGCTTGACCTCTACATGCGCTGGCCGCAGCTCGACGGGTATTCGGACGCAGCGCGCGACGACTTCAATCATGCCGGCGGCGAGCCGAACATCCTGTTCGCCTCGCTCTCGCCGCGGATGATGTCGCGCGACATGAGTGGCCGCTACGAGCCAATCTACGCGCAGCTGACCGAACCGACGGGAGAGACACTCCCCGGCGGGCTCCGGGTCCGGAACTTCAGCGTCAAATCGGGTTATCTGAACGAAGTGCTCGTCCTGGCCGAACGTTCCGGCGAGCCGCCCTATGTCGCGCGCTGCCTTGACGACACGTCCGCATCAGGCTCGCTGGCACCTTGCGAGCGCGACATCCATATCGGCGACGACCTCAGCCTCACTTATCGTTTCCCGCGCCAGCTGCTGTCCGATTGGAAGGCGCTGGATCAGGCCATGCTGACGAGGGTCTCCGGGCTGTTGAAGACCGGGAACTGACGCCGACCGACAAGCTCAGTCGTCTCAGGTGTTGACGCCTAGCTCGGCAAGGCGCTCGACGCAGGATTCCTCGGCCTGGTCGAGCTCGGCCAGCGTTTCCTCGAGGTCCCGGCGCTTCTGGCGCAGGTCGCCCCGCTTCTCCTCGATGCGCTTGATCAGGAGCTTGAGCTGGCCCGCCTCGCCCGGCGGCTCCTTGTACATCTGGATGATCTCGCGGATCTCGTTGATCGAGAAACCGAGCCGCTTGCCGCGCATGATCTGCTTGACCAGATGGCGGTCGGACGGCCGGAACAGCCGAGTCCGGCCGCGGCGCAACGGCTGGACCAAACCCTCATCCTCGTAGAACCGCAAGGTGCGCGTCGAGATGTCGAACTCGCGCGTCAGCTCGGTGATCGTATAGTATTCACGCGCCATCGATACGGCCAAGCTCCGGATTCCGTTCCGGAAAAAGCTTGGCACGGCATTTACGTAAAAGTCAATCGCAGCAGCGCGTCACCCGACGCCGAACCACCACGCAGCGAGGCCGAGGAAGGCGAAGAAGCCGACGACATCGGTCACCGCC
The Mesorhizobium australicum genome window above contains:
- a CDS encoding CBS domain-containing protein, translated to MTVKAILEEKGRNVVTLTSAETIESAVNTLAQYRIGALVVTSGNGRIEGILSERDIVRVIAEHGAAALKKPLSTAMTAKVKTCSESATVNEVMEIMTRSRFRHLPVEKNGVLAGIISIGDVVKRRIQDIEREAEEIKQYIATV
- a CDS encoding rhomboid family intramembrane serine protease; its protein translation is MTDSDRTEQPGETPDAMPHGRGGREPLFNLPGIVTVFIVLCVGIHLARVYVLTPQQDYELILNGAFFPARYTGGYDLDIYAFTSPLTSSLLHAGWMHLILNMVWMAAFASPLATRIGVVRFVLFWCFATAGSLLLHFVARPDDMISVIGASGAISGMMGAAARFGFRADRSHRLPIFAGPRLSLGETLRSRAVLIFLGVWLVINFAAGAGLDLSGSEGSIAWEAHIGGMLAGLFGIGLFDRSPSHASGSTALH
- a CDS encoding PAS domain-containing protein, translated to MRLKGSIELFQYWDRLRGGRPAPTRTEIEPADIKSLLADTFILEKDARGEAVFRLAGTRLCATFGRELKGFTFSSLWLQKDERVVARLAHGAFLAKSVVVISFDGVSRNGRSNSFELLLLPLDGGVQHPRSLGAITPVERPYWLGTDPVVECRITSLRVVDPEREPLFLANRPAVPVPSLSPSLEAADTGIRPGARGRRIRHLLVLDGGREGH
- a CDS encoding PilZ domain-containing protein, whose amino-acid sequence is MTSAAMDFSQAKAERRNFQRVRVKIYGRFMLEDRSEHPCQVLDMSPGNVLLRADRIGQPGEKVIAYIDHIGRIEGVVTRTQADGFAMTIVASDRKKDKLAAQLTWLANKHELDLPEDRRHERIAPRNPISIMQLADGRQYQCRIIDLSLSGAAIEIDVRPALGTQVVLGTMRGQVVRHFEDGVAVEFAVIQRPESLEAEFSAGRDL
- a CDS encoding transglutaminase-like cysteine peptidase; its protein translation is MGTIKTFLLLAATTAAALGFAGSASAAPNFMPGGERTTQPIGHYEFCQRVPQECAQKTPKTNPVELSRKLWAKMVDINNTVNTVIAPRTDVEMWGQEEYWSYPDSEGDCEDYVLEKRRQLMALGVPAGNLLITVVRQPNGDGHAVLTVRTSLGDFVLDNLEPRILAWTDTDYTFLKRQSERNSGIWIAVNDDRPVAVGSVK
- a CDS encoding gamma carbonic anhydrase family protein, which encodes MPIYAIDGKSPEFEERDSNFIAPDVTLIGNITIGRDVSVWFGTAIRGDNEKIRIGARSNVQEHAIMHSDPGYPLTIGEGCTIGHRAMLHGCTIGDNSLVGMGAIILNGAKIGRNCLVGAGALVTEGKEFPDNSLIVGSPAKAVRALDDAAADRLRTSAQHYVDNGKRFAKGLKKID
- a CDS encoding DUF6949 family protein, with amino-acid sequence MDHFWAFSFAFAVGLTVAGFAGSVMEIATGAPLRLAPPFVDRRRIALSLAASLAAGPFMLFNDTLEARRHGRIGLPALSICLAIGAGWTLATGILATELAILLAGG
- a CDS encoding MerR family transcriptional regulator, yielding MAREYYTITELTREFDISTRTLRFYEDEGLVQPLRRGRTRLFRPSDRHLVKQIMRGKRLGFSINEIREIIQMYKEPPGEAGQLKLLIKRIEEKRGDLRQKRRDLEETLAELDQAEESCVERLAELGVNT